CGTGCTTCTTTGGCTTGGAGTAAGGCTTGGTATAAAACCTCTAATTGGATACCGCTCATTTTGGTATCCATTTGCATGGCTGTAATGCCTTCTAAATTCCCGGCAATCTTAAAATCCATATCGCCTTCTGCGTCTTCTAAACCGCTAATATCGCTTAAAATGGCGTGATCTTGCCCTTCACTCACCATGCCCATAGCCACCCCAGCGACTAGATCATAAATTTCCACACCGCTTGCATAAAGGGCTAAAGAGCCTGCACACACGCTCGCCATTGAGCTTGAACCATTGCTTTCTAAAATCTCAGAAACCAATCGTATCACCTGCTCTTTATTTTTAATACTCGTTTCTAAAGCTCTTTTAGCCAAATTCCCATGCCCTAATTCGCGCCTTGAAGTCGCGCCAATAGAACTCGCTTCGCCCACGCAAAAAGGAGGGAAATTATAATGAAACATGAAACGCTCTTTGATAGGGGCTTTATGCTCCAAACTCTCATGAGTTTGAGCGTCATTATCCGTGCCTAAAACCCCTACCACTAAGCTTTGAGTTTGCCCCCTAGTGAATAAAATAGAGCTGTGCGCCATAGGGAGTAAATCGCTCTCTATCAAAATGGGCCGCACTTCTTCTAACGCGCGCTTGTCCGGGCGGATTTTATCCTGAATAATCATACGCCTTATCTCATTTTTTTTCACTTTTTCTAAAGACAATTCAATCTCTTCTAAACTGAATTCTGAGTGGGCTTCACTGATTTTTCTGGCAATTTCATTGAAAACATTTTCTCGCTCACTCAAAGCAGAACTTTCAATGCCTTTGATGATTTCATCAAAATACTGATTTTTTAATAAATCTAACAGCCTTTCATTAAAAATTATTCCTTGGCTCTCTTTGAAAAGCAGCTCGTTTTGGTGGGGCGTGAAAATCTCTTCATAAAGCGTGCAAGTTTCTTTCAAACTTTTTTGAGCCAATTCTAAAGCTTTTAGCATTAAAGGCTCTTCTAAAGCGTTTAACTTTTGCCCCAAAGAGCGCATTTCTATCATGTTCAAACTCTCTTTTGTGCCAGACACAAACAAATCCAAACTGGATTGATTCAAAAGGCTTGCACTAGGGTTAATGATAAATTCGTTATCAATCCTAGCGATCCTGCAAGCGCTCACGCTTTTAATGGGAGCGATATGGGATAAAAAGAGAGCGGCTGAAGCAGCGTTTAAAGCAGAGACTTGCAAATCGTTTTCAATATCATGGCTTAAAACCATTAAAGTGATTTGGGTAGGGTAGCGGTAATCTTTAGGGAATAAAGGGCGTAAAGTCCTGTCTATGAGCCTAGAGGTTAAGATTTCAAAATCTTGCGCTCTGCCTTCTCTTTTGACAAAACCGCCCGGGATTTTACCGGCTGCATAAGATTTTTCTAAAAACTGCACCACTAAAGGCAAAAAATCTTCACTCACAGGCTCTCTTTCTGTGCACACGCTCGCTAAAATGATGGTTTTTCCTAAGCGATACATTAGAGAGCTGGTGGCTTGTTTGGCCACTTGTTTGAGAGCGAACTCTTCGGTTTTGTTACTAGAATTGATGGTGATAA
The window above is part of the Helicobacter pylori genome. Proteins encoded here:
- a CDS encoding polyribonucleotide nucleotidyltransferase translates to MDFITINSSNKTEEFALKQVAKQATSSLMYRLGKTIILASVCTEREPVSEDFLPLVVQFLEKSYAAGKIPGGFVKREGRAQDFEILTSRLIDRTLRPLFPKDYRYPTQITLMVLSHDIENDLQVSALNAASAALFLSHIAPIKSVSACRIARIDNEFIINPSASLLNQSSLDLFVSGTKESLNMIEMRSLGQKLNALEEPLMLKALELAQKSLKETCTLYEEIFTPHQNELLFKESQGIIFNERLLDLLKNQYFDEIIKGIESSALSERENVFNEIARKISEAHSEFSLEEIELSLEKVKKNEIRRMIIQDKIRPDKRALEEVRPILIESDLLPMAHSSILFTRGQTQSLVVGVLGTDNDAQTHESLEHKAPIKERFMFHYNFPPFCVGEASSIGATSRRELGHGNLAKRALETSIKNKEQVIRLVSEILESNGSSSMASVCAGSLALYASGVEIYDLVAGVAMGMVSEGQDHAILSDISGLEDAEGDMDFKIAGNLEGITAMQMDTKMSGIQLEVLYQALLQAKEARKHILKIMHEAKEKIVINFSHLPTTEIFNVAPDKIVEIIGQGGRVIKEIVEKFEVKIDLNKPSGEVKIMGNKERVLKTKEFILNYLHSLDQELEQYAIDEVLEAQVKRIVDFGAFLSLPKGGEGLLRKQNMDRCQVVLKEGDSIRCRVISFNKGKIALDLA